Proteins encoded by one window of Actinomycetota bacterium:
- a CDS encoding TrkA C-terminal domain-containing protein, with amino-acid sequence MDEEPKSVKDLLVEAKDASELMVDLAYAAVFFNEQKLAREVERLEERMSGNLHRLRMVAMLAARSPEDAEGMAAVLWIADAVEKIGDAASDIARVVEAQLGIPDALRRDLRHADEMTARVRVREDAPMVGRSLRELSLASETGMWVMAIRSGIEWQFDPGPDDVIADGDVLLIRGPEEGVNGVRDLAGAPPLPEPPDDDVPPLSDLDRAVDILIELKDLSEAAVGLAYSSLLFNNRSLAAEVGTLESRSDALHDELESWVLRSAYEARDPDALRGLLRLGSASESMSDAARDMTWYVERGEPLHPVVQLALEETEETGAQTVVEARSAADGRTLRDLRLEAETGMFVLAVQRGPRWIYRPRGQFQLRAGDRLIAVGPEEGAEELDRLCRVPAPAPTS; translated from the coding sequence ATGGATGAAGAACCGAAGAGTGTGAAGGACCTGCTCGTCGAGGCGAAGGATGCCTCCGAGCTGATGGTCGACCTGGCGTACGCGGCGGTGTTCTTCAACGAGCAGAAGCTCGCTCGCGAGGTCGAACGCCTCGAGGAGCGCATGAGCGGCAACCTCCACCGGCTCCGGATGGTGGCGATGCTCGCCGCGCGGAGCCCCGAAGACGCCGAGGGCATGGCCGCGGTCCTGTGGATCGCCGATGCCGTGGAGAAGATCGGCGACGCCGCGTCCGACATCGCCCGCGTCGTGGAGGCTCAGCTCGGCATCCCCGACGCGCTTCGCCGCGACCTCCGCCACGCCGACGAGATGACCGCTCGCGTCCGCGTTCGCGAAGACGCGCCGATGGTCGGACGTTCGCTGCGCGAGCTCTCGCTCGCGAGCGAGACCGGCATGTGGGTGATGGCCATCCGGAGCGGCATCGAGTGGCAGTTCGACCCGGGTCCCGACGACGTGATCGCCGACGGAGACGTGCTCCTGATCCGAGGACCGGAGGAGGGCGTGAACGGCGTGCGTGATCTCGCCGGCGCTCCACCGCTTCCGGAGCCGCCGGACGACGACGTCCCGCCGCTGTCCGACCTCGATCGCGCGGTCGACATCCTGATCGAGCTGAAGGACCTGTCGGAGGCGGCGGTGGGGCTCGCCTATTCCTCGCTCCTGTTCAACAACCGCTCGCTCGCCGCCGAGGTCGGAACGCTCGAATCCCGGAGCGACGCCTTGCACGACGAGCTCGAGTCGTGGGTCCTGCGCTCGGCCTATGAGGCGCGAGACCCCGACGCCCTCCGGGGACTTCTCAGGCTGGGGAGCGCCAGCGAGTCGATGTCCGACGCCGCGCGCGACATGACGTGGTACGTCGAGCGGGGCGAACCGCTGCACCCGGTTGTGCAGCTGGCGCTGGAGGAGACCGAGGAGACCGGCGCGCAGACCGTGGTCGAGGCGAGGTCCGCGGCGGACGGCCGGACGCTCCGCGATCTTCGCCTGGAAGCCGAGACCGGGATGTTCGTCCTTGCCGTGCAGCGGGGGCCGCGATGGATCTATCGGCCCCGCGGGCAGTTCCAGCTCCGCGCGGGCGACCGGCTGATCGCCGTGGGTCCCGAGGAAGGCGCCGAAGAGCTCGATCGCCTGTGCCGTGTCCCCGCGCCGGCGCCCACTTCCTGA
- a CDS encoding magnesium transporter yields MAARLGTGIHAGLFEPTLRRDSLLGRNVEVGLISSVAASFYLAAVAKLVASAFGERTISFWDLVTISVVGGILASAVILFATVVIAVLSFRRGWDLDAVATPLVTAIGDMVALPALFLATFIPRNDTVNASVAAICTLAVIVALIRAVVTTSATRRVLVEMVAVVALTPLLDIFAGALLQARLPTLEIVPAFLILIPPFVSQAGALGGILSSRLTSKLQIGLISPRGRPEPPAILDAAIVFGFGIVVFTVIGAVAAALERLTGLADRAGVLHPGAGTIVAGALLAGVIVLPILLLAGYYMAVVTTRFGLDPDNHGVPTITSLLDLVGIAAVLLAMGVLGVGANG; encoded by the coding sequence GATGGCGGCCCGCCTCGGAACGGGCATCCACGCCGGTCTGTTCGAGCCGACCCTTCGCCGCGACTCGCTCCTCGGCCGGAACGTAGAGGTCGGCCTGATCTCGAGTGTCGCGGCGTCCTTCTATCTCGCTGCGGTCGCGAAGCTCGTTGCGTCCGCGTTCGGCGAACGGACGATCTCGTTCTGGGATCTCGTCACGATCTCGGTCGTGGGCGGCATCCTCGCCTCCGCCGTCATCCTGTTCGCGACGGTGGTGATCGCCGTGCTGTCGTTCCGGCGCGGCTGGGACCTCGACGCGGTGGCGACGCCGTTGGTCACGGCCATCGGCGACATGGTCGCGCTACCGGCGCTGTTCCTCGCGACGTTCATCCCCCGGAACGACACCGTCAACGCGTCCGTCGCCGCCATCTGCACGCTCGCGGTAATCGTGGCGTTGATCCGTGCGGTGGTCACCACGTCGGCGACGCGGAGGGTGCTCGTCGAGATGGTCGCCGTGGTCGCGTTGACGCCGTTGCTCGACATCTTCGCCGGTGCGCTCCTGCAGGCGCGGCTGCCGACGCTGGAGATCGTTCCCGCGTTCCTGATCCTGATCCCTCCGTTCGTCTCACAGGCTGGCGCGCTCGGCGGGATCCTCTCGTCGCGCCTCACGTCGAAGCTTCAGATCGGTCTGATCAGCCCGCGGGGCCGTCCGGAACCGCCGGCGATCCTCGACGCCGCCATCGTCTTCGGGTTCGGCATCGTCGTGTTCACGGTCATCGGCGCCGTCGCCGCGGCGCTCGAACGGCTGACGGGCCTCGCGGATCGCGCCGGCGTGTTGCATCCCGGCGCGGGAACGATCGTCGCCGGCGCCCTGCTCGCCGGCGTCATCGTGCTGCCCATCCTGCTCCTTGCCGGTTACTACATGGCCGTGGTGACCACCCGGTTCGGGCTCGACCCGGACAACCACGGCGTACCGACGATCACCAGCCTGCTCGACCTGGTCGGCATCGCCGCCGTTCTGCTCGCTATGGGAGTATTGGGAGTCGGCGCCAATGGATGA